In Candidatus Dormiibacterota bacterium, one DNA window encodes the following:
- a CDS encoding gluconeogenesis factor YvcK family protein: MAPIRMNPRVVRWFTPGLHVKRWLVLLTVGLVIISLGIGYLLRDFYQYGHFPQFVGPLTLQFIPRGYRAVLFGLLGFGLVGYALYKLTQSVLGPFLPGRDRALSEIIYNYRFLQKGPRVVALGGGTGLSTMLRGLKKYTGNLTAIVTVADDGGSSGKLRAEYRILPPGDFRQCITALADVEPLMTTLFQHRFKEGSLNGHSFGNLFIMAMAEITGDFEHAIRESGRVLAVRGQIVPSTLRDVTLIAEMADGQTRVGESSIPHPNGDGDGNVAVATAIKRVFLQPEPTINPEAEEAILNAEMIIIGPGSLYTSILPNLVVDGMAEALKASPAIKVFVCNVATQPGETDAFRVSDHLKAIESHLGTNIFDFVVVNSNNNFTLPPSAQAAGIRRVVYDPATVSQRSIHAVLVDVVNPRISTHHDPDKLARAIMKKIWHS; the protein is encoded by the coding sequence GTGGCCCCCATACGTATGAACCCCCGGGTGGTGCGCTGGTTCACCCCCGGCCTCCACGTCAAGCGATGGCTGGTCCTTTTGACTGTCGGCCTGGTCATCATCAGCCTCGGGATCGGCTACCTTCTGCGTGACTTTTACCAGTACGGTCACTTCCCCCAGTTCGTCGGCCCGCTGACCCTCCAGTTCATCCCTCGTGGTTACCGAGCCGTGCTCTTCGGACTTCTCGGCTTTGGCCTCGTCGGCTACGCGTTGTACAAGCTGACCCAGTCGGTCCTTGGCCCCTTCCTGCCCGGCCGGGATCGGGCGCTCTCCGAGATCATTTACAACTACCGCTTCCTGCAAAAGGGGCCGCGCGTGGTCGCGCTGGGAGGCGGGACGGGCCTCTCCACCATGCTTCGCGGGCTGAAGAAGTACACCGGCAACCTGACCGCGATCGTGACCGTGGCGGATGACGGCGGCAGCTCCGGCAAGCTGCGCGCCGAGTACCGGATCCTGCCCCCCGGCGACTTCCGGCAGTGCATCACCGCGCTGGCCGACGTCGAACCGCTGATGACGACGCTCTTTCAGCACCGATTCAAGGAGGGCAGCCTCAACGGGCACTCCTTCGGCAACCTCTTCATCATGGCGATGGCCGAGATCACCGGAGACTTCGAGCACGCGATTCGCGAGTCCGGGCGCGTTCTCGCCGTCCGGGGACAGATCGTGCCATCGACTTTGCGCGACGTCACGCTGATCGCCGAGATGGCCGACGGCCAGACCCGGGTTGGCGAGTCGAGCATCCCCCACCCTAATGGCGATGGCGACGGTAACGTCGCGGTGGCGACCGCCATCAAACGAGTCTTTCTCCAGCCGGAGCCCACCATCAACCCGGAGGCCGAGGAGGCGATCCTCAACGCCGAGATGATCATCATCGGCCCGGGCAGCCTCTACACCAGCATCCTGCCCAACCTCGTCGTCGACGGGATGGCCGAAGCGCTCAAGGCCTCACCGGCGATCAAGGTTTTCGTCTGCAATGTCGCCACCCAGCCGGGCGAAACCGATGCCTTCCGCGTGAGCGATCACCTGAAGGCGATCGAGAGCCACCTGGGCACCAACATCTTCGACTTCGTCGTGGTCAACAGCAACAACAACTTCACCCTTCCGCCTTCGGCGCAGGCGGCGGGCATCAGGCGCGTGGTCTACGATCCGGCGACGGTGAGCCAGCGCAGCATCCACGCCGTGCTGGTCGACGTCGTCAATCCACGGATCTCAACCCATCACGATCCCGACAAGCTGGCGCGCGCGATCATGAAGAAGATCTGGCACTCGTAA
- a CDS encoding glycerate kinase: protein MRIVIAPNAFKGSLSALDAAQAIAEGVRAAAPDADIALVPIADGGDGTVDALVAATRGERRTLGVRGPLGDPVDADYGLIDGGSTAVIEMAKAAGLALVPPGKRDPRITTTYGVGELLQHAYDAGARHVIVGIGGSATNDGGAGMAQALGYHLLAENGHELPPGGLALKGLARIHVGGVHANWKEAEVEVACDVTNPLTGPGGASAVYGPQKGATPEMVAELDAALQHFAEIIRRDLGVDVERLPGAGAAGGLGAGLVAFTGARLRPGAEMVMEALRLDERLAGAQLVITGEGRLDSQTARFGKGPAAVARHARQAGIPVLALGGSIADEAELRLLFDGLEATIVEPGTTDEAIAQARPLLVRASTRMMRLLLTGRRLV, encoded by the coding sequence ATGCGCATCGTCATCGCACCCAACGCGTTTAAGGGTTCGCTCTCCGCACTCGACGCCGCGCAGGCGATTGCCGAGGGCGTCCGGGCCGCCGCTCCAGACGCGGATATCGCGCTGGTTCCGATTGCGGACGGTGGTGACGGCACCGTCGATGCACTGGTCGCCGCGACCCGCGGAGAGCGCCGCACCCTCGGGGTTCGCGGACCGCTGGGTGATCCCGTGGACGCCGACTACGGACTGATCGACGGCGGATCGACCGCGGTGATCGAAATGGCGAAGGCGGCCGGTCTGGCGTTGGTGCCGCCAGGGAAACGCGACCCGCGGATCACGACCACCTACGGCGTCGGGGAGCTGTTGCAACATGCCTACGACGCGGGCGCCCGCCACGTCATCGTCGGCATCGGCGGCAGCGCCACCAACGACGGCGGTGCCGGTATGGCGCAGGCGCTCGGCTATCACCTCCTCGCCGAGAACGGCCACGAGCTTCCTCCGGGCGGCCTGGCGCTGAAAGGCTTGGCGCGGATCCACGTGGGAGGCGTGCACGCCAACTGGAAGGAGGCCGAGGTCGAGGTCGCCTGCGACGTCACGAACCCGCTGACGGGACCCGGCGGGGCGAGCGCCGTTTACGGCCCGCAGAAGGGGGCGACGCCGGAGATGGTGGCCGAGCTCGACGCCGCGCTACAGCATTTCGCCGAGATCATTCGGCGCGATTTGGGTGTCGACGTCGAACGGCTGCCGGGTGCCGGCGCGGCCGGCGGCCTGGGTGCCGGGCTGGTCGCCTTCACCGGAGCACGGCTCCGGCCGGGCGCCGAGATGGTGATGGAGGCGCTGCGCCTGGACGAGCGGCTCGCCGGCGCCCAGTTGGTGATCACCGGCGAGGGCCGCCTCGATTCACAAACCGCGCGCTTCGGCAAGGGGCCCGCCGCGGTGGCTCGTCACGCCCGTCAGGCGGGCATCCCGGTGCTCGCCCTGGGTGGCAGCATCGCGGATGAGGCGGAGCTGCGGCTCCTGTTCGATGGGCTGGAGGCGACCATCGTCGAGCCCGGCACCACCGATGAGGCGATCGCCCAGGCGAGGCCGCTGCTGGTGCGAGCGTCGACGCGGATGATGCGGCTGCTACTGACCGGCCGCCGCCTGGTCTGA
- a CDS encoding branched-chain amino acid transaminase — MAIKAEGVTRATEARRKEQAQYWVYLDGEIKRYADARLGLMTHALHYGTGVFEGIRGYWSAEHEQLFLLKLREHYRRMQNSVKVLKLAIPISLDELCTTSIELIKRNNFRQDVYIRPIAFKSSEEIGVRLHNLKDSFAIYVSPFGNYVDIERGIRCMVSSWRRIDDNAAPARSKITGIYVNSALAKTEAMENGFDEAIMLTHEGHVCEGSAENIFLIRDGKVFTPPTSDNILEGLTRLAMIELLRAELDLEVVERSIDRSELYIADEIFLCGTGAQISPVVDVDRRPIGDGQVGPVVDRLQKLYFEIVRGRSAKYRHWLTPVY; from the coding sequence ATGGCGATCAAGGCAGAAGGCGTCACGCGCGCGACTGAAGCCCGGCGGAAGGAGCAGGCGCAGTACTGGGTCTACCTCGACGGCGAGATCAAGCGCTACGCCGACGCGCGACTGGGCCTGATGACCCATGCCCTGCACTACGGCACGGGGGTCTTCGAGGGCATCCGCGGCTACTGGAGCGCGGAACACGAGCAGCTCTTTCTCCTCAAGCTGCGGGAGCACTACCGCCGGATGCAGAACTCCGTGAAGGTGCTCAAGCTCGCGATCCCGATCAGCCTGGATGAGCTGTGCACCACCAGCATCGAGCTCATCAAGCGCAACAACTTCCGGCAGGACGTGTACATTCGACCGATCGCCTTCAAGAGCTCCGAAGAGATCGGCGTCCGTCTCCATAACCTCAAGGATTCGTTCGCTATTTACGTCAGCCCCTTCGGAAATTACGTCGACATCGAGCGCGGCATTCGCTGCATGGTGTCGAGCTGGCGGCGCATCGACGACAATGCGGCACCTGCCAGGTCCAAGATCACCGGCATCTACGTCAACTCCGCGCTCGCCAAGACCGAGGCCATGGAAAACGGTTTCGACGAGGCGATCATGCTGACCCACGAAGGCCATGTCTGCGAAGGCAGCGCCGAGAACATCTTCCTGATCCGCGACGGCAAGGTGTTTACACCGCCCACCTCGGACAACATCCTGGAAGGGCTGACCCGGCTCGCCATGATCGAGCTGCTGCGCGCCGAGCTCGACCTGGAGGTGGTGGAGCGCTCCATCGACCGCTCGGAGCTCTACATCGCCGATGAGATCTTCCTGTGCGGCACCGGCGCACAGATCTCGCCGGTGGTCGATGTCGACCGGCGGCCGATCGGCGATGGCCAGGTGGGACCGGTGGTCGACCGGCTGCAGAAGCTCTATTTCGAGATCGTGCGGGGCCGCAGCGCCAAGTACCGTCACTGGTTGACGCCCGTCTACTGA
- a CDS encoding response regulator transcription factor, with protein MAETAPEPSASRSPRVLVVDDERSIVDFIRLGLQYEGFQVQTAPDGQAALRMISEFRPHVVVLDIMMPKLDGLAVAEAIRGNKDTGVIILSAKDEVQDRIKGLEVGADDYLVKPFDFGELLARIRAVMRRRNPNAGPQLQVQDVTMDETTREVKRDGRAIDLSAREFDLLRLLMMHPNQVLPRDRILDQVWGYNFFGDANNVEVYIRYLRQKLGDEQHQLIQTVRGVGYRIKA; from the coding sequence ATGGCAGAAACCGCCCCGGAGCCTTCGGCCTCACGCAGCCCGCGGGTGCTGGTCGTCGATGACGAGCGGAGCATCGTCGACTTCATCCGTCTCGGCTTGCAGTACGAGGGTTTCCAGGTACAGACCGCACCGGATGGGCAGGCGGCCCTGCGCATGATTAGTGAGTTCAGGCCGCACGTGGTGGTGCTCGACATCATGATGCCGAAGCTGGACGGCCTGGCCGTCGCCGAAGCGATCCGTGGCAACAAGGACACCGGTGTCATCATCCTGTCCGCCAAGGACGAGGTCCAGGATCGGATCAAGGGGCTCGAGGTCGGTGCCGACGATTACCTGGTCAAGCCGTTCGACTTCGGTGAACTGCTCGCGCGGATCCGCGCCGTCATGCGACGCCGGAATCCGAATGCCGGTCCGCAACTTCAGGTACAGGACGTCACGATGGATGAGACGACGCGCGAAGTCAAACGGGACGGCCGTGCCATCGATCTATCGGCTCGCGAGTTCGACCTCTTGCGACTGCTGATGATGCATCCGAACCAGGTCCTGCCCCGGGATCGCATTCTCGATCAGGTCTGGGGTTATAACTTCTTCGGCGACGCGAACAACGTCGAGGTTTACATTCGCTATCTCCGGCAAAAGCTTGGCGATGAGCAGCACCAGTTGATCCAGACGGTAAGGGGAGTCGGGTACCGGATCAAGGCATGA
- a CDS encoding phosphatase PAP2 family protein — translation MQPGDAPQRPTVGRRRSWLIPLLVGGYLAAVTLFMVFVLHLSVSPERFLLLMLIAALILGRAKLFLADWIPFLVLFLSYEYLRGLGGKLGMPIHDVTSLERLVSFGQVPTLVLQQAFYHAGHLSWYDIAATMFYFLHFAFPLGLGYLFWVVDRRTFLRFSRALIAMSFAAFVFYLLLPVAPPWKALPTVVKIIDHTLPSFTDIPGIPVPATVYHWLTPNQYAAMPSLHAAYPLLGTLFALRLWGRRAWPALLYTACVWLSIVYLGEHYVVDIIGAIIFAFAAFFGEDWFTQFWRRRRSQREDAQLVTSARSSS, via the coding sequence GTGCAGCCGGGTGACGCGCCTCAGCGCCCAACGGTAGGTCGCCGGCGCTCCTGGCTCATACCGTTGCTGGTGGGCGGCTACCTGGCGGCGGTGACGCTCTTCATGGTCTTCGTCCTCCACCTTTCCGTTTCGCCCGAACGCTTCCTCCTCCTGATGTTGATCGCTGCGCTGATTCTGGGCCGGGCCAAACTGTTTCTCGCGGACTGGATCCCATTTCTCGTGCTGTTCCTGTCCTACGAGTACCTGCGCGGCTTGGGCGGCAAGCTCGGCATGCCAATCCACGACGTCACCTCGCTCGAGCGGCTGGTCAGCTTCGGGCAGGTGCCGACGCTGGTCCTGCAGCAGGCCTTCTACCATGCGGGCCACCTGAGCTGGTACGACATCGCCGCCACGATGTTCTATTTCCTGCACTTTGCATTTCCGCTCGGGCTCGGCTATCTCTTCTGGGTCGTCGACCGGCGGACCTTCTTACGATTCTCCAGGGCCTTGATCGCAATGTCGTTCGCCGCGTTCGTCTTCTATTTGTTGCTACCGGTCGCGCCGCCCTGGAAGGCGCTGCCCACCGTCGTCAAGATCATCGACCACACGCTGCCGAGCTTCACCGACATCCCGGGCATCCCGGTACCCGCCACCGTCTACCACTGGCTGACCCCCAACCAGTACGCCGCCATGCCGTCGCTGCACGCGGCCTACCCGCTGCTGGGTACGCTCTTCGCGCTACGGCTCTGGGGCCGCCGCGCCTGGCCGGCGCTGCTTTACACGGCGTGCGTCTGGCTGAGCATCGTGTACCTCGGCGAGCACTACGTCGTCGACATCATCGGTGCCATCATCTTTGCGTTCGCCGCGTTCTTCGGCGAGGACTGGTTCACCCAGTTCTGGCGGCGACGGCGATCCCAGCGCGAAGACGCGCAGCTGGTTACGAGTGCCAGATCTTCTTCATGA